One Pyrofollis japonicus DNA window includes the following coding sequences:
- a CDS encoding metallophosphoesterase — translation MELLPGVEAIGSIPAIHVRRLRAVVIADTHLGFEEEAARQGFFVPRIQLARTLEVLGRALDETGADWVIFAGDVKHCFSRLLRSEREELSRVFSYLVKERGVRVTVVRGNHDNYLSLVAKDYGVEIVNELYEKGVLIIHGHKKPQGNYPGPVEVVIMGHEHPSLRLRDKLGYVAKLPAFLVAPYPRLGANLVVLPAVGQYQTGTTVSLSPETYLSPILREEIDLRKIKPYVLAEELGVLEFPELELLEDLLAEIQI, via the coding sequence TTGGAGCTACTGCCCGGCGTCGAGGCTATCGGTAGTATACCTGCTATCCATGTTCGCAGACTAAGGGCAGTGGTCATTGCTGATACTCATCTGGGGTTCGAGGAGGAGGCTGCTAGGCAGGGCTTCTTCGTCCCCAGGATCCAGCTTGCGAGGACGCTAGAGGTTCTGGGCAGGGCTCTTGACGAGACCGGGGCAGACTGGGTGATTTTCGCTGGTGATGTCAAGCATTGTTTTTCGCGACTGCTGCGCAGCGAGCGCGAAGAGCTGAGCCGGGTCTTCAGCTACCTTGTAAAGGAGCGCGGTGTAAGGGTTACCGTTGTGCGCGGTAACCATGATAACTACTTGTCGCTTGTAGCCAAGGACTATGGGGTGGAGATCGTTAACGAGCTTTACGAGAAAGGAGTACTCATTATCCACGGGCACAAGAAGCCGCAAGGAAACTACCCAGGACCAGTAGAAGTAGTCATCATGGGGCACGAGCACCCTAGCCTCAGGCTCCGCGACAAGCTAGGCTACGTCGCCAAGCTCCCAGCATTCCTGGTAGCACCCTACCCCAGGCTTGGAGCCAACCTAGTCGTCTTACCAGCCGTGGGCCAGTACCAGACCGGAACAACGGTCAGCCTTAGCCCTGAGACCTACCTCTCCCCCATACTCAGGGAGGAAATAGATCTGCGAAAAATCAAGCCATACGTACTGGCCGAGGAGCTAGGAGTCCTAGAGTTCCCCGAGCTAGAACTATTGGAGGATTTGTTAGCAGAGATCCAGATATAG